A window of Cottoperca gobio chromosome 16, fCotGob3.1, whole genome shotgun sequence contains these coding sequences:
- the has2 gene encoding hyaluronan synthase 2: MKCQRVLTYLRIFGTTMFGVSLLVGISTAYIMGYQFFTTARNHLSFGLYGAILVIHLIIQSLFALLEHRNMRRSLETPIKLNQSLALCIAAYQEDPNYLRKCLVSVKRLTYPGIKVIMVIDGNAEDDLYMMEIFKEVMGWDKSATYVWRSNFHSRGSGETDESYAESLQQVSKLVLNNKCVCIMQKWGGKRDVMYTAFKALGRSIDYVQVCDSDTMLDPASSVEMVKVLEEDPMVGGVGGDVQILNKYESWISFLSSVRYWMAFNIERACQSYFGCVQCISGPLGMYRNSLLHEFLEDWYNQTFMGSHCSFGDDRHLTNRVLSLGYATKYTARSKCLTETPVTYLRWLNQQTRWSKSYFREWLYNSLWFHKHHLWMTYEAVITGFFPFFLIATAIQLFYQGRLWNILLFLLIVQAVALVKASFASCLRGNIVMVFMSFYSVLYMSSLLPAKMFAIATINKSGWGTSGRKTVVVNFIGLIPISVWFTILFIGIIYTVILQTKKPFPDSEKIVLVIGAVVYASYWVVLLTLYTVLIKKCGKRKKETHYDMVLDV, from the exons ATGAAGTGTCAGAGAGTCCTCACCTACCTGCGGATTTTTGGGACCACCATGTTCGGCGTGTCCCTCCTGGTGGGCATCTCCACAGCCTACATCATGGGCTACCAGTTCTTCACCACAGCCCGCAATCACCTCTCCTTCGGCTTGTACGGCGCCATCTTGGTCATCCACCTCATTATTCAGAGCCTCTTTGCGCTCCTagaacacagaaacatgcgGCGGTCCTTAGAGACGCCCATCAAACTGAATCAATCCTTGGCGTTGTGCATTGCAGCTTACCAAGAAGACCCAAACTACCTAAGGAAGTGCCTAGTATCGGTGAAGAGGCTGACGTACCCGGGGATCAAAGTGATCATGGTGATCGACGGGAACGCAGAAGACGACTTGTACATGATGGAGATTTTTAAAGAGGTCATGGGATGGGACAAGTCGGCCACGTACGTGTGGCGGAGTAACTTTCACAGCAGAGGTTCCGGGGAGACGGATGAGAGCTACGCTGAAAGCCTTCAACAGGTCTCCAAGCTGGTGCTAaacaacaagtgtgtgtgcatcatgcAGAAGtggggagggaagagagacgTCATGTATACAGCCTTCAAAGCACTGGGGAGGAGCATTGACTATGTGCAG GTGTGTGACTCTGACACTATGTTGGACCCAGCTTCATCAGTGGAGATGGTGAAGGTTCTAGAAGAAGACCCTATGGTGGGAGGAGTTGGAGGAGATGTGCAG ATCCTAAACAAATATGAGTCGTGGATCTCCTTCCTGAGTAGTGTAAGGTACTGGATGGCCTTCAACATTGAGCGGGCTTGCCAGTCCTACTTTGGTTGCGTGCAGTGCATCAGTGGGCCTTTAGGAATGTACCGGAACTCCCTCCTGCACGAGTTCCTTGAGGACTGGTACAATCAGACTTTCATGGGCTCCCACTGCAGTTTTGGGGATGACCGACATCTCACAAACAGAGTTCTAAGCCTCGGGTATGCAACCAAATATACTGCTCGATCAAAGTGCCTCACCGAGACGCCGGTTACATACCTGCGGTGGCTCAATCAGCAAACTCGATGGAGTAAGTCGTATTTTAGAGAATGGCTATACAACTCCTTGTGGTTCCACAAACACCATCTATGGATGACTTATGAGGCTGTTATCACGGGCTTCTTCCCGTTTTTCCTCATTGCCACCGCAATCCAACTCTTCTACCAAGGAAGGCTTTGGAAtattctgttgtttctgctcATTGTGCAGGCGGTGGCGCTGGTCAAGGCCTCATTTGCCAGCTGCCTCAGAGGTAACATTGTCATGGTGTTCATGTCGTTCTACTCCGTATTGTACATGTCCAGCCTGTTGCCAGCTAAAATGTTCGCAATAGCAACAATCAACAAGTCTGGATGGGGGACCTCTGGGAGGAAAACGGTGGTGGTGAACTTCATCGGTCTGATTCCTATATCAGTTTGGTTCACCATCCTCTTCATCGGGATCATCTacacagtaatactgcagactAAAAAACCCTTTCCTGACTCAGAAAAGATTGTGCTGGTCATAGGGGCAGTCGTCTACGCCAGTTACTGGGTCGTACTGTTGACATTGTATACAGTGCTCATAAAAAAGTgtgggaagaggaagaaggaaacaCACTATGATATGGTGCTGGATGTATGA